The nucleotide sequence CACCACGCCGTCGAAGTGTCCTACGGCACCCAGCCACCCGGCCTCGCCCTCGAACGCCGCCGTGTCCCCGGATTTCTCCCCGGTCATCTCGTTGGCCACCGCCCGCAGCGTGATCGTACGCTGGGCCCCGCCCGCCTCCTGCACGTCGAACAGGGCCATGCTGACGCGCACGAAGTTCTCGGCGTGCCCGTCCAGCACCCAGGCCTGCAGCACGCCGCGCGTCGCATCGTATTTGAACTCGAGGTTGAACTGATGCTCGCCGACCTCGACCAGCTGTCCGCCCATCAGCGGCCGGTGGGCATGGCCGGAACCGGACTCGTGCTCATGCCCGGCATGAGCATCGGTCGGAGCGGGAGCGCTTTCCTTCCGGCCGCACCCTGTGGCCGACACGGACAGAAGAACCAACAGAGACAGAAAGGCTTTCATCGGAGAATCGGTTAGGAATGAAAGTGAATACAAATGGAGCGGGTTGGCCAGTGCTTCCTGCCTCAGCGGCAAAGGCAGGAGGCGAAGCCGGCGGATAATTCCGCACGGTCGAGGTTTCGCCCAATGAACACAAAGGTGTTCTTCCGGGGCTCGGAACCCCAGGGCCGGTCGAAGCGCCCATCGAACAACATGTGTACGCCTTGGAAAACCAGACGGTTTTCCGTTCCGCGCACCGCCAACACCCCCTTGCTGCGGAAGATGTCATTCCCCTTCGTGCGCAAAAGCTCGCCCAGCCAGGCGTTGAGGCGCTTGCCGTCCACGTCGCCGGGGAATTCGAGACCGACGGAGGTCACGGCCTCGTCGTGTTCATGGTCGGGTTTGAGCGCCTCCTGCCGGGCCGGTGTCACAGGGCCACCCTCGACCAGCAGGGTGGCCGCGAATTCGTCGGGATGGTGCTGGGTGAAAAGGGCATACCAACCGGAGGCCGGGATCCTGATCTGGAAGATCTGGTCCGCCGCCGGCAAGGCGAGCCGCTGCCGGCCCTGCGCGGGATCAATGATGCCGCCCTCCGCCAGCCGGTGCGGCGGCTCGGCGAACAACCGCACGGCCGTCTCCTTGGCGGCGGCAACGGGTGCGGAACCGGGGCCGGGGATGGGCACCAGCGCCAGATCCATGGTCGGATCCGGTCCCGCCTCCAGCCGGTAGACCAGCTCACCCGGCGCGAGCTGGTAAAGCCCCATCCACTCGAACGGGTATTCGGGCTCGAGAAAATTCGGGGCCATCTCGCTGGCGCGGCTGAGGTTGAACCCACCCACCTCCAGCACGTGCCGGAGCGGCACCTCGGCCTGCACGGCGCGATGCACGCGGGCGGCGGCGTTCATTTTCCGCAACCGCGCCTCAAGTACGGCCAACTCGTCCGGGCTGACGAGGTCGGTCTTGTTCAGCACGATCACATCGGCGAAGGCCACCTGGGCGCGGGCCTCGTCGCTGTCGTCAAGGTGCAGCCCCAGGTGTTTCGCGTCCACGAGCGTGACGATGGCGTCAAGCTGGTAGCGTTCCTTGATGTCCGCCGCGGTGAAAAACGTCTGCGCCACCGGCCCGGGATCGGCTAGGCCGGTAGTCTCGATTACGACGGCATCGAGCGGGTCCTTGCGCTTGGCGAGACGCTCAAGGATGCGGATGAGGTCGCCACGCACGGTGCAGCAGATGCAGCCGTTGTTCATCTCGAACAGCTCCTCGTCGCTCTGGATGACGAGTTGGTGGTCGATGCCGACCTCCCCGAACTCATTCTCGATGACGGCAATCTTCCGGCCGTGTTGTTCCGTGAGAATGCGATTGAGCAACGTGGTCTTCCCGGCGCCGAGGAAGCCGGTGAGGACGGTGACGGGGATGCGAGTGAGGACAGGTTGGTCGTCGGACATGGGAGGGTTGGGTCTAGGGTTGGGAGGAAACGGAAAGGCTGCGGAAACGCGCCGCCTCGACACGAAGGACGGGAAGTTCCTTCTGGAAACGAGGGGAAGAGAGGAAGGCTCGGGCGAGCCGCTCGCCGGCGATGAGTCCGGCGCTCACGTCGCTTGGATAATGGTGCCCGCCCCAGATCCGCATCCACCCCTGACGACGGATTTCAGCCTCCAGCCGGGGCCGGCATTCCGGGTGCAGCTCCGCGAGCAGGAGACCGAGGTTGTAGAAACTCCACACCTTGGCACTGGGATAGGATCCGATGTCGGTGCGGGTGCCGAGCAGGCGCACCCTTTCGTCCCGGTTCGGCGGCCGCGACCGCGGGTAGGCCTGGCGGGCGGCCGCGAGAAAGGCCTCGAAATCCGCCCGCACCCCGGCGAGCACCCGGTAGGTTTCCGGACGGTTGACGGCATTGAAGTGCGGGCCGAGCACATCGCGGATGAACTCATCCCACGGCCGGTCGCCGTGGGCTTTGGCGTCGGTAAATTCCGCCTCGCTCAGGCGGCTCTGCACCCAAAGCACCGTTTCCAGATCGGCGAGATCCTCCGGCGATCCGGGCGCCGGTGGCGGCGGCAACAGCGTCGCCACCGGTGCCTCCGCCAGAGTAAGGTAGGCCGAGACGGTGCTTTGGGCGGTTTGCGCTCCGGCGATCGCCCAGAGGAGCAGGACGGTGGAGGAGATCCGGATGAGGTGGCGGCGTTTCATGGGGAGGAAGACGATTGCGGGCGGGAAAACTCCGCCCGCAGCCGGCGCACACCGACCACGACGCCGAGCACGGAAAGCGACAGGCCGCCGGCGCAGAAGGCGATGACCACGACATCCCAAAGCGGACGACGCGACCACAGCCACCACCAGTCGAAGGAATGGAGTCCGTTGTAGAGCCAGCGGAAGACGCGGTTGGTCCGCGTACTCCGGTCGAGGACCTGGCCGGTGGCAATGTCGAGGTGGAACCAGGTCGCCTCCGCATCCGCAAATCGCACCCGCAGGACCGGCAGCGGGCGCGTGCCGGTCTCGGGGTGGCGGCTGTAGTAGTAGTCGTCGTATTCGGCGAGCACCTTGGATTCCACCACCCGTGCTTCCGGCCGGAGTTCCGGGGCCCGGGCGAGGAGGGCGGCGACGGTTGGCGGCCGCAGCGGTGCATCGGCCCGGGCCGCCACCAGCGTAGTGGTGCCGTCGCGCCGCGTGGCGCGATAGAGCGGCTGTCCGTCGTAGTGGTGCAATGCCGCCTCGACGGTGCCCGCGGGCAGGACCGGCAGCGCCGTGAACGCCACGGCATCGAAACGCGTGCCAGCCAGCACGGCTGTCTCGGTTGCAGTGGGGGCGCGCGGCGGGTTGAGTTGGCCGGGATTCATGGACATCCAGCCGCTGAAGACCCAGGTGAGCGTGACTACCCCGAACACGGCACCGGTGACATAGTGCCAGCGGACGAGACGCTGCTGGATTGTGCGGGTTTCCGGCACCCGCCGCCGCGCCCGCAGCACACCGACCCAGAGACCGCTGAGCGCGAGCACGCAGCCGGTGGCGGCGACGATGTCCACCCCCCAGGCCCAGGCGTCGGGATATTGCCGCAAAACGTGCGGATAGAGGTAGTGCGTGACCGCGCCGAAATAGTTCAGCACCCGCTCGCGCCGCGTGCTGTCGCGCACCACCTCGGCCGTGGACGACGACACGTAAACTTCCGTGCCGGCCGGATCGTCGTAGGCAAAGTGGTGCAGCGGACGGTGGGCATTGAGCGCAGACGAGACGGCCCATTGGTCGGACTGGATCGTGCCGAGGAAGCGCGGTTGGGTGCCGGGGCGGAAGGCGCGCGCCGCCGCCGCCGCCTGCTCCGCGGTGGCGCGGCCCAGCTTCTCGCCGTTGTGGGCGAAGACCACCGCCGGCTGCGCCGGACCCGACGTGAACACATAGGCCGGGCGGCCCAGGATCTGCGCCAGGCGGACGCCGTCCGGCTGCACCGGAGCCGCCGGATCCGGGAGCGCGAGCGGCACGTTGCGCGTCGGCGTGCCGCGCTCGGCGAAATCGCCGGCGACGAGCGCACGCGTCGCGCCGCGCGGCGTGAACCGCGCGGCGGAGAAGTCCAGTTCCGCCGCCGCCGCCAGCCGTTCGGGCCGGGTCAGCTGCGGATATTCCACATACATCATGAAGAATCCGCTGCAGAACCACGCGGCGAAGAACAGGCAGAGCCCGATGCCCAGCCAGCGGTGGAGGAGATGAAGTTGGCGTTTCATGGCGGA is from Lacunisphaera limnophila and encodes:
- a CDS encoding PepSY domain-containing protein, producing MKRQLHLLHRWLGIGLCLFFAAWFCSGFFMMYVEYPQLTRPERLAAAAELDFSAARFTPRGATRALVAGDFAERGTPTRNVPLALPDPAAPVQPDGVRLAQILGRPAYVFTSGPAQPAVVFAHNGEKLGRATAEQAAAAARAFRPGTQPRFLGTIQSDQWAVSSALNAHRPLHHFAYDDPAGTEVYVSSSTAEVVRDSTRRERVLNYFGAVTHYLYPHVLRQYPDAWAWGVDIVAATGCVLALSGLWVGVLRARRRVPETRTIQQRLVRWHYVTGAVFGVVTLTWVFSGWMSMNPGQLNPPRAPTATETAVLAGTRFDAVAFTALPVLPAGTVEAALHHYDGQPLYRATRRDGTTTLVAARADAPLRPPTVAALLARAPELRPEARVVESKVLAEYDDYYYSRHPETGTRPLPVLRVRFADAEATWFHLDIATGQVLDRSTRTNRVFRWLYNGLHSFDWWWLWSRRPLWDVVVIAFCAGGLSLSVLGVVVGVRRLRAEFSRPQSSSSP
- a CDS encoding CobW family GTP-binding protein produces the protein MSDDQPVLTRIPVTVLTGFLGAGKTTLLNRILTEQHGRKIAVIENEFGEVGIDHQLVIQSDEELFEMNNGCICCTVRGDLIRILERLAKRKDPLDAVVIETTGLADPGPVAQTFFTAADIKERYQLDAIVTLVDAKHLGLHLDDSDEARAQVAFADVIVLNKTDLVSPDELAVLEARLRKMNAAARVHRAVQAEVPLRHVLEVGGFNLSRASEMAPNFLEPEYPFEWMGLYQLAPGELVYRLEAGPDPTMDLALVPIPGPGSAPVAAAKETAVRLFAEPPHRLAEGGIIDPAQGRQRLALPAADQIFQIRIPASGWYALFTQHHPDEFAATLLVEGGPVTPARQEALKPDHEHDEAVTSVGLEFPGDVDGKRLNAWLGELLRTKGNDIFRSKGVLAVRGTENRLVFQGVHMLFDGRFDRPWGSEPRKNTFVFIGRNLDRAELSAGFASCLCR